The segment AAATATAAGCTATCTGTACGTAAACTTTCGATGTAGAAACGTCCAATTGAATACCAAATTAAATAGAAGAAAAACATTTCCCCACGACGCCAATTTAATTTACGCGCTACAATTAAAACGATAAACCCAATTATATTCCATACCGATTCATATAAAAAAGTAGGGTGCACATAAGTTTTTTCATATTGGATATACATTTGCTCAATTATCCAATTAGGAAGGAAAAGGCCTTCTAAAAACTCACGTGTTACAGGACCACCATATGCTTCTTGGTTGACAAAATTGCCCCAGCGTCCAATAATTTGACCGATCAAAATACTTGGCGCGGCAATATCTGCAAGACGTAAAAAGCTTACTTTTCGTTTTTTCGTGAAGAAATAAGCAGTAATAAATGCACCTATTAATGCACCGTGAATCGCAATACCACCATTCCAAATTTCGATAATGCGACCTGGATTGGCACCATAATAATCCCATTTCATGGCGACATAATAAATACGCGCCGACAAAATGCCAATCGGTACAGCCCAAATTAAAAAGTCTGCAATAAATTCATCGTCCAGCCCTAAACGGACCGCTTCTCTTTGTGCAAGGAAATAGGCGAGGACAATTCCTATTCCAATAAGTATCCCATACCAATTCACCGGTATTGGACCTAAGTGAAATGCAACAGGATTAATCGTTAATAACTGTGTGACCATCTTATTCTCCCTTCAATTATAAAAAATTAGGAACTTGAAATTAATAATCATCCATCTCATCATTTGCGGTAATCATATCATCTAATCGACGTGAAAATTCTTCGGCAGCATTGACGCCCATCTTTTTCAGACGATAATTCATTGCCGCTACTTCAATAATGACCGAAACATTTCGACCAGGCTGTACTGGAATTGTCAGCTTCGTCACTTCCGTATCAATGATTTTCATTTTTTCTTCATCTAAACCAAGACGATCATAAAACTTTTCGGGATCCCAGTTTTCTAATTCGACAATTAGCGTTATTCGTTTATATGGACGAATAGCACTTGCACCAAATAGTGTCATAATATCAATAATGCCTATGCCCCGAATTTCAAGTAAATGCTCTAATAATGGTGGAGGGCTACCAATGAGCATACTTTCTGCTTCCTGGCGTATTTCTACGCTGTCATCCGCTACAAGACGATGCCCTTTTTTAATAAGCTCCAATGCGGTTTCACTTTTTCCGACGCCACTCTTCCCAATAATTAATACGCCTATTCCGTATACATCGACAAGCACACCATGCATAGCCGTAGTTGGTGCGAGCTTGCTTTCCAAAAAGTCCGTTAAGCGACTTGAAAATCTTGTCGTAGTAATCGGTGTCACTAAAACGGGCACATTGTTTTCATTGGAAGCCTCAATCAATTCTTGAGGCACGCTCATATTGCGAGAAATAATAATCGCTGGTGTTTCATCCGAACAAAGTTGTTTCATGCGTTCCTTTTTTTCGACTGTTGGCAACATTTCAAAAAAGGATAATTCCGTTTTTCCTAAAAGCTGCACTCGATTTGCAGGATAATGCGTAAAGTAGCCAGCCATCTCAAGACCAGGCCTCGAAATATCGCCTGTCGTTATGTATCGACCAATTCCTTCTTGTCCACTTACAAGCTGCAAGTTAAACTTTTCCATAACATCTTTTGTAATCACTTGAATCATAAATAGGTACGCTCCAATCTATTTTTCATCTAGTAAATATTTTATCATGTATAGCGCATTTACTACATGAAAGTTGTCTTATATATCCAATAAAAAAACGATGAAGTACAAGAGTACCCCACCGTTTTATTTTAATTATTTTAATCCTGCTAAATAGTTTGCTGCAGCTTCAGCTTCCTCGCCTCTAAGTAAACCAGCCGGCATCCCTTTATCTGTACCATTAATAATAATATCCAAAATTTCTTGTTCCGAATATTTTGCGCCTAACTTGTCCAATGCTGGAGCATTTGCACCTTGTAATTTACCACCGTGACAAGTAGCACAAGATTTCACAACTAATTTTTCACCATTAGGTTCCGCTGTTTCGCCACCAGTAGATGAATCTTTATCGCCTCCACCACATGCTGCTAAAAATAGAGCCGAACCAAAAATTAATGTAAGTAAACTTTTTTTCATTTTGAACCCCTCCAATAATGAATTACAACTACAGTACTCATTATACCAAACTTATACACGTTTGAAACCTTCACCCAACACTTCATAAGCATCCGATACAATCACAAATGCTTTCGGGTCAACTGTTTTCAGCACTTGTTTCAGCTTTGTGAACTCTGTTTGATAGACGACGACCATCAATACAGGGCGATCTTTTCCAGTATATCCTCCGATTGCTGGAATTTTAGTAACACCGCGTTTAATTTCTTTATAAATTGCATCTCGAACTTCATCTTCATCATTCGTAATAATATACACCATTTTTGACTGGCTAAACCCTAATTGTACGATATCAATTGTTTTGGTCGTAACGTATAAACCAATAAGCGCATATAAGCCCTTTTCTAAATCAAACACGAGTGCAGCACTTACCGCAACAACACCATCAATAAGTAAAACACTTGTCCCTAACGTTAATCCCGTAAACTTTGTAATAATTTGAGCAAGTAAATCCGTTCCACCTGTCGACGCATTTCCCTTAAATACGAGGCCAATTCCTAACCCTACAACGATGCCGCCAAAAATAGCACCGAGCAAAGGATTGAGCGTCCACGCATCCCAATCACCTGTAATAATTACAAAAAGCGGTAATGTCAGTGTTCCGACCAATGATTTCAAACCGAATGTTTTCCCTAAAACGAGTACACCAGCGATAAATAATGGAATGTTAAAGGCATATTGGACAATGCCCGCATTCCAACCAAATAAACCATTCAAAATCGTACTAATCCCACTAACGCCACCAGATGCTACTTGGTTTGGAAATAAAAACAGATTAAATCCAAGTGCAACAACTGCCGCACCAATAAGTACAAATACATATTCTAAAATTGTATCCTTCACTGTATTGTACGAGCTACTTTTTAATTCTGTCATACAAATCCTCACTTACTTATACTATCTTGTTTCTTTAATCGAATATTAATGCATCCGCCACCCAACTTTTTACCTCTTCATACATTGGGAGTATGCAATCTTTTGAAATGTTTAACCCTTCTGCAAGCTCATTCATTCGAGCCCACTCTAACTTACTTAAAGCTATACTAAATTGTAAATAAGGCTGCATTTCTGTGTCATTACCACTAATTGTTTCCACAATGCTTTCTGATAGCGGTAAGTATTTTAAAACATCATTCATTGGACGTTTTAAAAGGGCGTCAATTAATGAGAACAAGCCAATTAAAAAGTACTCTGAAAAGTTCTCTTTATAATTTAAACGAGCAATTTTTTCACAAACTTTCGCTCTGAATAAGGAAGCACTCATTAACTCAATAAATACATCATCATCTTTATTGATATTAATTTCACGCATCGCTAATAAATAAATCCATTTTCGTAGCTCTGTTAGTCCCAATAGTAAAATCGCTTGCTTAATTGAGCGTACTTTTGATATTGAACGTTTTGATGAATTATTAATGAGCTGTAATAATTTATAAGTTAAAGAAATTTCACGTTCTATATTTTCAGCTAATAAATTAATATTCGGCTCTTCATCATTTAAAATCGAAATAATTTGGAAATATTGAAGGGCATTGGTAGGTATTTCTGTCGATTTAATAATTTGTGGTTGTTCAAAGAAATAGCCTTGAAATAAAACATAGCCAGAATGCTTTGCCACTTCATATTGCTTACGTGTCTCCACTTTTTCCGCTAATAATTGGATTTTGGGAAATTGCTTCTTAATTTTATTTTCAATTTCCATACGTTCTAATATTGGCGTTAATAAAAAGTCAATTTTTATATAATCAACGTTCGCAAATAAATCATTGTATATCAAAACTTCTTCATTCATAATAAAATCATCGAGCGCAAATCTAAAGCCATGTTTTCGCAGTTCTATAATGCGCTGAATTAACTCTTCCGTAATCGGAACATCTTCTAACACTTCTATAACGACTTGAGATGGATTTATGTAATCAAGCGTTGTATCCATCAATAAATTTTCTGTAAAGTTCACAAAGGAGGGCTTCCCATTTGTTACATTATCTATGCCCATTGATAAAAATGAGTTGATTAAAACATCAACAGTTGCTGTATCAGCATCGACCATTGGAAATACATTTTTTTCGCTATTTCTATATAATAGCTCATAGGCTACCACTTGTTCCTGAGCGTTAAATATTGGTTGTCTTCCTATAAAAACTTCCATATCATTTCCTCATTTCACACCATAAATTTATATTTTTCATTTAGAGCATGTTTACACACACTACAAATACGAAGATCAATTTTAACTCTTCATCTATAATAACAAGATTTCCTAATCGATTTTAATTTCAGTCTTTTTTACTACTGTCAAGTTATATTTTATTCCATTGTAATATTTCCCGATAACATTGTACTATATTAATAATAAAAAGAAAAATATGGAGGTACTCATTGTGAATATGATTCAATACGAGCAAAAAGAGTTTGTTGCATATATTACGTTAAACCGTCCTACAATGCTGAATGCCTTTAACTTCGAAATGCTTGAAGAATTGAGAAGAGTAATTGAATCCATCCAAATTCACCCCGATATTCGACTTGTCGTTATTACAGGTGCTGGTGAAAAGGCCTTTTCGGTTGGAGCCGATTTAAAGGAACGTAAAACACTTCCTGATGCATTTGTAAAGCGAAACTTAAATCGCTTTGGTGAAGTATTTTCTTTAATTGAACAACTTCCTCAACCAACGATTTGTGTTTTAAATGGCTACGCATTTGGTGGCGGCTTAGAATTAGCACTTGCTTGTGATTTTCGCATTGCTGCCGATCATATTACATTAGGCTTAACCGAAACCAGTCTTGGTATTATACCTGGTGCTGGTGGCACGCAGCGTTTACCTCGTCTTATTGGAGAAGCAAAAGCAATGGAGCTTATTTTAACTGCGGCACGAATGAATGCAAATGAAGCATTAAGTTACGGTATCTTAACAAAAGTTGTATCAGCAGAGAACTTACATGATGCAACAACTGACTTTGCTACTAACATCTTACGCAATGCACCGATTGCAATTCAACAGGCAAAGTTCGCCATTAAACAAGGTATGAAAACAGATATCCAAACAGGGTTGCAGATTGAACGAAAGGCCTATGAACTTACTTTACCCACTGAAGACCGGATTGAAGCATTAAATGCCTTTTCAGAAAAACGCCCCCCTAAATTTAAAGGACGATAAAAAGTGACTTAACAAAACAATTTCCACGTTTTGTTAAGTCACTTTTTAAACTTTTACTTCGCTTTTTTCTTTCTCGAACCAATTGCCCCAATAATAGCTGGCAATACTGAAATAACGATTATTAAAATTAAAACTGTTGAGAAGTTATCTTTAATAATCGGGATATTTCCGAAAAAGTATCCTAATAATGTGCAGCTCATTACCCATAAAAATGCACCAAACACATTATAAAAAAGGAAATATTTATAATTCATGCGGCTTGCACCTGCGATGAACGGAATAAATGTACGAATAAATGGCATGAAACGGGCAATGACGATCGTTTTTCCACCATGTTTATTAAAGAATTTTTGGGCAATTTCCATGCGCTCTCGATTAATAAAGCGTCCGATAAAACTTTTTTCTGGAATCGACATCCCAACTTTTTTACCGATGTGATAATTGACCGTATCACCAATAACAGCAGCGACAAAAAATACAATTAATAGCGTCGTTAAATTAAATGCCCCTAAGGCCGCCATTGTACCACTAGCAAAAAGAAGCGAGTCTCCTGGTAAAAACGGCATAATAACAATACCCGTTTCTACAAAAATAATCCCAAATAAAATTCCGTAAGACCAGTTCCCAAATTGTTGAATGATTTCAACTAAATGCTCATCAATATTTAAAATAAAATCAATCAAACCATAAATTATTGACATCTTATTTCTCACTTTCGGCTTAAATTTTCTTTACCATTTTAACATATTCGTATTTATGATGCGCTATATCCCCATCATTATTTCAATAGTTAAGACGAATTTATTGCCTACTAGTTGCATGTGCTCCCCTTAAAAATCTGTAACATCCGCTGAATCAAGCTAAATATTGCTTAAACCACCCTGTTATTTGTGCTAAGCGTTCAAGGCGTAAGTTTGGTGCGCCATTTCTAGATAAATTATGATCACATTCAGGGAATCGGACAAATTCAACTTCCTTACCCATGCGCTTTAATGTAACATGTAATTGCTCTGCCTGCTCGATTGGGCAACGGAAATCACGTTCTCCATGCAAAATAAGTAATGGTGTTTCAACTTGTGCAGCATATTTTAACGGGGAATGTTTCCATAGCTTTTCCACATTAGCCATATCCGCTTGCATTTGCCACTCCGAAAAGTAATAACCAATATCCGATACACCATTGAAGCTAATCCAATTTGAAATCGAACGTTGTGTGACCGCAGCTTTAAATCGATTTGTATGACCTACAATCCAGTTCGTCATAAAGCCACCATAGCTTCCACCGGTTACACCAAGACGGTTGTCATCTATCCATGAATAATTTGCCAATGCATAATCGACACCCGCCATAATATCTTCATAATCCCCACCGCCATAATCACCGCGCACGGCATCCACAAATACCTGGCTATAACCGTGACTACCTCGAGGGTTTACATAAAGTACACCATAGCCTTGTGCCGCTAATAATTGTAGCTCGTGGAAAAATGTATTGGCATATAAAGTATGTGGTCCACCATGAATTTCAACAATTAAAGGATATTTTTCTCCTTCCTTAAATTGAGCTGGTTTCATCATCCAACCATGAACAATTGTGCCATCTTTTGATGCATATGAAATTGCTTCTGGTGTAACAAGCTGTACTTCATTTAAAAAAGATTCATTAAATGTCGTTAACTGCTTCTTCTCACCTGTCGTAATATCAAAATCAAATAGCTCACCTGGGAACGTAGCATTTGATGCCGTTATTAACGCACGATTGCCATTTTTAAAAATCATATAGCCATAAATATGTTCATTTTCAGGTGATGCAGGATAAATAGCACCGTCCAATGTTGCATAGTAAAGACGTACATCACCACTTGTTGATACTTGGAAATACAAATCATTATTTTCAGTCCACATTACGGCTGGCGCATCTACATTTTGCTGCGTATCAGCAACTGAATAATCACCAACTGGGGCATCAAAGCTCTCTGTTAATTTTTGTGTCAAACCCGTTTCACGGTCATATACATAAATATGCCTATGAGTAGCATTTAAGAAGGATTGATCTGCCCCTCTATACGCAATATAACGATCATCCAATGAAAATGTTGCGCCTCCGTAGTTGCCATCTGCTTCTACCAATACTTTTTCTTCTTTCGTTTCTACATTTACCAGATAAAGTGGTGTGCGGAAAACATCGTCTGTATTTTCTACACGATTCACACTAATGACTAACCATTTACCATCCTGAGAAATGCCTTGAATAGAATGAGCATAATCCCCTTCTGTAAATGGCGTAATTTCTTTTGTCTTTAAATCGATTGTAGCAATTTGTGAAAAGCGATTTTGTTGCAATAACCCAACGCTATCCGCTTTATATTTCATCTTATCGACTATGTAAGGCTTTAGCAGTTTAGATTCTTCCTTCTCCTCTTCTTGTGTAATGGAAAGCCCTCTTTTTACTGAGCTAGCAATCCAAATTTTATCCCCACAAGGGCTCCATAAAAACTCTTGAACGCCATTTGGTAGCGTCGTAAGTACCTGTGCTTCGCCACCTTGACGATTCATTAGGAAAAGTTGATTTTTTTCATTGCGATTCGATAGGTAAGCGATTTGTTTCCCATCTGGTGACCAAGCAGGAGCTGTAATCACTTCATTGCCGAATGTCCATTGTACGACTTCATTTGTAGCTAAATCGATATGGAATAAATGTGCATTATAATTATTTTCTTTTTCATTTATTTGCGTGCGAACAAATACAGCCTCTTGTTCACTTGGCGCTAAAACTGGACTTGTAATCGATTGAATTCGGTATAAATCTTCCTTTGTTAAATACGTTGTCATATTCAAACACCCCTTATTTATTTCGGTTTTCGTAACAGTTATTCTATCATTAAATACTTATTATTGGAATGATTATTTTATATTTTTAGAATATTGTAATATCATTTTTTTGTAGGAAGTATCCAAACTAAAAACCCACCATTTCAGTTCGAATGATGGGCTCTGTCAATATTTATTGTTTCACAGCTTCTTTTAATGAACGGCGTAAAATTTTCCCCGTTGTATTTTTGGGTAACTCATCGATAATTTCGATCACTGTTGGAATTTTATATTTCACGATATGCTTTGCACAGTAAGCTTGAATATCTTCCACTTTCGTATCATGATCTTTCAAGACAACGTATGCATGTACAGCTTCACCAAAATTTGGATCTGGGAACCCTACTACGGCCGCTTCGACAATGCCTGTATGCGAGTAGAGCACTTCCTCAACTTCTCGCGGATAAACATTGTAACCGCCGACAATAATCATATCTTTTTTTCGATCAACAATATAAAAATAACCTTCTTCATCACGTCTCGCTAAGTCGCCTGTATATAGCCACCCGTTACGAATTGCCGCCGCTGTTTCTTCAGGCATTTTATAATAGCCTTTCATCACATTTGGTCCACGGACAATTAATTCTCCTACTTCACCTACTGGAACTTCTTCACCGTTTTCATCAACGACTTTATTTTCGACATTCAAAACGGATGTCCCAATCGACCCCGCTTTTCGTTCGCGATCCGTTGGGTTAAAGCATGTAACGGGTGAAGCTTCTGATAAACCGTAACCTTCAGACACTCGGACATTAAACTTCTCTTCAAAACTATGAAGCAATGTTACCGGTAATGAAGCGCCACCAGAAATGGCTAAACGCACACTTGAAAATGCATTTGCATCGCCATCATATTGATATAAGAAGTTGTACATTGTCGGAACGCCTGCAAAAATTGTCGCTTTATAAGCAGCGGTCAGTTCAAATATTTCAGCTGGGCTAAAACGCGGTGCAAGTAGTAACGTTGCACCTTTCATTAATGGCGCATTGACGACAACCGTTAACGCAAATACATGGAACACCGGCAACGTTGTAACGACGCGGTCATCCGCTGTCATTTTTAAATATTCACCAACATCACGCGCATTCGAATAGATATTTTCATGTGTCAGCATCGCACCTTTTGGCTGACCAGTCGTACCCGAAGTATATAAAATAATTGCTGTATCATCTAGATCAACAGCTACTGGCTCGACCGTATGACTTGTCGCGCTTAGTACTTGTGTAAATAATTTTGTTTTCGCTTTTGCTGCTTCACTTAAAGCTGCATATTTTTCTGCTACATCTGGTGTTGTTTCACATATGATATAGTCCGTCACTTGCGGGAATCCTTGCACCCCTGCCTCCACAAGTGGTAATAACATATCTAGTGCAATAACAACTTTTACATCACCGTTTTTTATAATGTAAGAAATTTCGTCCGGTGTGTAAATGGGATTAATCGGGATCGCTGTCGCACCAATTCGCATCGTTGCATAGAGCGAAATTAAATAATGCGGTGTATTGCCAAGTAAAAAGGCAATATGATCCCCTTTTTGTACCCCTAAATCTTGTAAAGCTGCGGCAAACCTGGCAATCGTTTGTTCAAACTCGCCATAAGTAGTGCCTTGTCCTAAAAAATAATACGCTGTTTTTTCTGGTTGTTCGAGAGCTTGTTGTCTAATGTTTTCAACTAAATTCAATACACCCATCCCCTTATGCGTAAAATGAATAACTATTCACTTAATTAGCATTATAAAATAAGTATTCTGATAAAACAATACCTATTTTACCAACCATTACAATTATTCGTTAAAAAAATCCACTTTTATCTACTATTAACAAATTTCTTGTTATGCTCGAATATGTGAAATATAACGCCAGCGTATTAAAAAGAAATAGACAATCTGAATGCATCCAATCAGTGTAAAGGAAATAACCCCTTCTTTTACGATGGAAAGATTCATCACATCATGTAACACCGTTTGAATGACAAGGAACGCGAATGCACTATGCACGAGGGCTAGCCCCCAAGGAAGGAAAAATTGAATGCATAAAAAACGAGTGACTAAATTTTTCATTTCGCGATCTGTTAAGCCAATTCGCTTTAACATATTAAATTGTTTTTTCTTCTGATCTAAGTTTGCATATAATTTAAAATACACAAAACTTCCTGAAGCAAGTAAAAAAACAGCGACAACAAGAATCCCTACAAGGGTAAATAAAGAGTAGGTTGCTAATATATAAGAATAATTTAATCCCGTATTTTCATAATAAAATGGAAGTGAATACACATCGCTTAATACATACTCTCTCGCGACCATATGATGAATGTCGACACCGATTTCTTTTGTCTCCATCCATTTTGGTATATCGAATGTGAAAAGGTGATAGCCAGGTTTCAAGTTTAGATAATGAGCAAACGGATTGATTAAGTTTTCATAATCCTCGTCACTAATAATAATTGAGTTACTGCTTATAATAGCTGTTGGGAAAAACATTTTTGGATACACACTATTAATTGTCAGCTCGACGTTGTTTTCCACTAACGTCGTTTCAACAACTGTATTTGCTAAATCCTTTATTGAATCCTCTGAATATGGAATAAACATAGCTTCTCCACTTTTTAAATTAACGAGCGGATACTTGTATGAGAACAATAGATGGTTCACATCAGTTTCTCTAAAAACCTCCACAGGATTTGATGTGAACGAGGAAGTTTGTCTCTTTACCGAAAAACGGGTCATTTGATAGCTAATGCCATTGTCCTCAAGGCTTTCAATTAACGATACAATATGTTCTCGTTCATACGGATTGTCAACTTCCCCTTTATAAATCATCCCGAGTGGATTCAGTTTATCGTATTGCGAAGTATAAGAAGACATCGCCGACAGAATACCGACCGTCAAAAAAGCCATTGTTGATACAAGTGTTACGATAAAGAACATCCCTGAATTTCCACGCACAATTTGCACCTGCTCAGCAATTGCCAGCATCCGTGACTTTTTCCAATAATACTGTTTTCGTCTTTTAATAAGATCCATAAAATAAAGTGTCGTATCCGTAAAGAAAAAATACGTCCCGACTGTCACAAAAATCGGGACGAGCAGCGTGTAATTAAAAATGGATGATTTCGTCGTAATTAGCGCTAAAAAATAGCCCAATGCGATTAAAAAAACCCCAAAGAAAGCTTGTTTTTTGGAATAGGCATCCGAAACATCAACAATTTTCGGTCCCTTTAATACGTCAATAATTTTAATATTTGGCGTGAATATAACGCTAATTACTGAAATAACTGTGAACGCACTTAAATAAACAAATAGCGTTAAAACAAATGGTTCCCATGATAAATACAAAGGCAAATCCGTTAAATTTAAAATTTCACGTACAATCATGAAAAAGAATTTCGAAAATGCGAAACCAAAAAGAATTCCTGAAATACATGAAAGAATACCGATTGTCATCGTTTCAATAAAGATTAATTTGCTCAATTGATTACGGCTCATGCCTAAATGTAAAAAAATAGCAAATTCCTTTGCACGGGCCTCTAAAAATGCACGCATTGAATAAAAAATAAAAAACCATGAAAACAACACTAATATGACTTCTGCCAACACCATTCCCGCGATGGAAACTTCCCCTAGAAAACCTCTTTCAATTTCAGGATGAAACATGACCATGGAATAAATGAAAAAAACAAAGACAGAAAAGAAACTCGCCATAAAAAATGCTGCATAGTTACGAAAATTACGGAAAACGTTACGGTAAGCGAATTGAAGAAAAGTCACCGACATGTCCTCCTAATAAACTCAATACATTCAAAATTCGTTGGAAAAATGTTTGTTGTCGATCGTCTTGATAAATTTCATTAAAAAACTCGCCATCTTTAATAAACAACACACGATCACAAAAACTTGCCGCAATCGGGTCATGTGTTACCATCACAATCGTTGCACCATTTTCCTTATTTACTTTTCCGAGCAACTGTAAAACTTCACGTGTTGAATTGGAATCTAAATTACCGGTAGGCTCATCGGCTAAAATAATGGTTGGCTCATGGATTAGCGCTCTCGCTATCGCTGTCCTTTGTGCTTGACCACCTGATATTTCATTAGGCCTTTTTTGCAATATAGCCGCTAAATCTAGTTTCCTGCTTAATTGTTGCAAGCGTTCTTCCATCACTGAAACGGGTTGCTCATCAAGTGTTAATGGCAAAATAATATTTTCTTCCACAGAAAGCATCGGCAATAAATTGAAATCTTGAAATACAAAACCAAGCTGGCGTCGGCGGAAATAGGCAAGCTGCTCACTATTTAACGTTTGCGGCTTTGTTCCGTCAAAAATAATTTCACCTGAAGTCGGCATGTCCACCATTGAAATCATATTCAGCAATGTTGTTTTACCACTACCTGATGGACCCATAATGGCTACAAATTCACCTGCTTCAACTTCAAAACTTAATTGATTCAGTGCACGCTTCGTTACTTTTCCTTCATACACTTTCGTTACTTCATTAATTTGTAAAATTGACATTTGCATCCCTCAATTATTGTGTTTTCGTGTTAGTAAATCCCCAAGGCAGCACTACTTCAAAGTTCATTTCATTTCCTTGCTTTACTTTCCCCTATGAATTAAAAATGACTTCGATTTTTGTACCTTGTCCTACCTCTGAAGTAATCAACAGCTGATGCCCTAACTTATCACAAGTTTCTTTCGCAATATATAAACCCATTCCTGTGGATTCACCTGTTTTGCGACCGTTTTCTCCAGTATAAAAGGCTTTTGTCACTCGTGTTAAATCTGATTTTGGAATACCAATGCCTTCATCTTGAATCGTTAATATGATTCGCTGGTCAAACTTGGTACTTGAAATCGTAATTTTCTTATTCGGTTCAAATGTGTATTTCACAGCATTTGTAATAAATTGATCCAGTAAAAAACGGAGCCATTTTGGATCACTCATCACACTTACATTTTCATCCACATCGACATTGGGAAACACACGATTTGCAATAAATAATCGTTTATTTTCATTTATTACAGCCGTTACAATCGCTTTTAAAGGTACTTCGACAATTTGCATATCTTCTTCAAAGTTTTCTAATCGCGCATTGATTAACACCATTTCAAGTCCGCGCTTGAGGCGATCTACTTCTTCTTGCACACTTTTTTTATCGAGTTCCCCATCTTCTTGCAATAACAGCTCTAATACAGATACAGGAGTTTTCATTTGATGTACCCATTGATTCATAAATTTATATTGTCTCGATTGCGTCGCGTAGAGCGATTGAACTTCATGCTGATACAATTTATATAATTCATGTAAATAGCGCTCTGTTAACGCATATTCCGCGGTCTTTGCATTTTTTTGAAGTGCATCCTCCATCGTTGTTGGGCACTGTGTAATTTTGGCTAAATATCGACGCCTTAACATATATCGTACAATTAAAAAAGAAGCAATTAACAACATATTAATCGCAATAGCATAAATTGCGGTTTCCTTACTGCGAAATCCTTCAAGCCAAAACAATGTGATTAAAAATACCGTCATAAATAATTGGAATAATACGTAAGAACCGTGCTCTTTCAAAAATAATTTGACGGCCATTACATTTCCTCCGTACTTAACATAAAACGATAACCTGCACCGCGAACTGTTTCAATACTAGAAAGAATATCGTAA is part of the Solibacillus sp. FSL K6-1523 genome and harbors:
- a CDS encoding VTT domain-containing protein, translated to MSIIYGLIDFILNIDEHLVEIIQQFGNWSYGILFGIIFVETGIVIMPFLPGDSLLFASGTMAALGAFNLTTLLIVFFVAAVIGDTVNYHIGKKVGMSIPEKSFIGRFINRERMEIAQKFFNKHGGKTIVIARFMPFIRTFIPFIAGASRMNYKYFLFYNVFGAFLWVMSCTLLGYFFGNIPIIKDNFSTVLILIIVISVLPAIIGAIGSRKKKAK
- a CDS encoding enoyl-CoA hydratase-related protein, giving the protein MNMIQYEQKEFVAYITLNRPTMLNAFNFEMLEELRRVIESIQIHPDIRLVVITGAGEKAFSVGADLKERKTLPDAFVKRNLNRFGEVFSLIEQLPQPTICVLNGYAFGGGLELALACDFRIAADHITLGLTETSLGIIPGAGGTQRLPRLIGEAKAMELILTAARMNANEALSYGILTKVVSAENLHDATTDFATNILRNAPIAIQQAKFAIKQGMKTDIQTGLQIERKAYELTLPTEDRIEALNAFSEKRPPKFKGR
- the hprK gene encoding HPr(Ser) kinase/phosphatase; the encoded protein is MIQVITKDVMEKFNLQLVSGQEGIGRYITTGDISRPGLEMAGYFTHYPANRVQLLGKTELSFFEMLPTVEKKERMKQLCSDETPAIIISRNMSVPQELIEASNENNVPVLVTPITTTRFSSRLTDFLESKLAPTTAMHGVLVDVYGIGVLIIGKSGVGKSETALELIKKGHRLVADDSVEIRQEAESMLIGSPPPLLEHLLEIRGIGIIDIMTLFGASAIRPYKRITLIVELENWDPEKFYDRLGLDEEKMKIIDTEVTKLTIPVQPGRNVSVIIEVAAMNYRLKKMGVNAAEEFSRRLDDMITANDEMDDY
- a CDS encoding c-type cytochrome; this encodes MKKSLLTLIFGSALFLAACGGGDKDSSTGGETAEPNGEKLVVKSCATCHGGKLQGANAPALDKLGAKYSEQEILDIIINGTDKGMPAGLLRGEEAEAAANYLAGLK
- a CDS encoding EAL and HDOD domain-containing protein, with amino-acid sequence MEVFIGRQPIFNAQEQVVAYELLYRNSEKNVFPMVDADTATVDVLINSFLSMGIDNVTNGKPSFVNFTENLLMDTTLDYINPSQVVIEVLEDVPITEELIQRIIELRKHGFRFALDDFIMNEEVLIYNDLFANVDYIKIDFLLTPILERMEIENKIKKQFPKIQLLAEKVETRKQYEVAKHSGYVLFQGYFFEQPQIIKSTEIPTNALQYFQIISILNDEEPNINLLAENIEREISLTYKLLQLINNSSKRSISKVRSIKQAILLLGLTELRKWIYLLAMREININKDDDVFIELMSASLFRAKVCEKIARLNYKENFSEYFLIGLFSLIDALLKRPMNDVLKYLPLSESIVETISGNDTEMQPYLQFSIALSKLEWARMNELAEGLNISKDCILPMYEEVKSWVADALIFD
- the lgt gene encoding prolipoprotein diacylglyceryl transferase, translating into MVTQLLTINPVAFHLGPIPVNWYGILIGIGIVLAYFLAQREAVRLGLDDEFIADFLIWAVPIGILSARIYYVAMKWDYYGANPGRIIEIWNGGIAIHGALIGAFITAYFFTKKRKVSFLRLADIAAPSILIGQIIGRWGNFVNQEAYGGPVTREFLEGLFLPNWIIEQMYIQYEKTYVHPTFLYESVWNIIGFIVLIVARKLNWRRGEMFFFYLIWYSIGRFYIESLRTDSLYLIGDLRSAQVVSIIGIAVGIIAIVYRRMTVKPVVRYLDKK
- a CDS encoding YitT family protein, whose translation is MTELKSSSYNTVKDTILEYVFVLIGAAVVALGFNLFLFPNQVASGGVSGISTILNGLFGWNAGIVQYAFNIPLFIAGVLVLGKTFGLKSLVGTLTLPLFVIITGDWDAWTLNPLLGAIFGGIVVGLGIGLVFKGNASTGGTDLLAQIITKFTGLTLGTSVLLIDGVVAVSAALVFDLEKGLYALIGLYVTTKTIDIVQLGFSQSKMVYIITNDEDEVRDAIYKEIKRGVTKIPAIGGYTGKDRPVLMVVVYQTEFTKLKQVLKTVDPKAFVIVSDAYEVLGEGFKRV